ttcgaccaaaccctaactggctcgaatagtccgtctagtCCTTTAGATCGGGCCAACACATAGCTTCacatcacacacacacaaaaagtcaccccgagccacatgCTCCAGGGTTCAATCCCAATACAGTTCATATGTCATAATTCATATCAATTGCAAGTATagattagggtttaggtcgagtgagataaagtacacgctcgcctaagCACCCTTATATCACATACAATTCAAATTGGTGACatttaacacataacacataaacaccCCGTTACTTACGTAGAGTCCAAAGGTAGACAAAAAAAACGGCACTTGGTCAAACTCGACCGTCAGTGGGTCCCACCATCTCCGTTCACCTCGTCACCGTCTGTGACAGAAGATTGAGTCATAACATAGCTCAAACAAATATCAAAATGCACacaaacaagcaaaacagcaaAAGCGACACATGCGCGCGCGCGGAAACGGAAAACTGAAACGGAAACAGAAACGAAAACGTGTCCGTTTTGgagtcaaaaactgttttgaacACAATGTAGGCTACGAGTATCGGATCGAGGTGTATGAGGTACTGTTGTGAAGCTAAGGAGATgagctacaattttcatgaagacacctcaatccAGTTCTGAACGGAAATAGGTCAAAAGTATAAAATAAAGGGCTAAAAGTTCGACGTTTGGGTGACAGACAGGGTCTAGTGGAAGAACCATAACATACAACTCACAgacccaaatcaagaaattccaaacgtattggaaagctaagacataaggttaaaacttttatgttctGGCCAAGATCTGGTTCAactcagaacagaacaaaaactgagtgccaaagtacccgtcagaactgtccagtgttcaaggcagttctgacacaCGATcttattttggccataactggAGCTACAAAGCTCGAATTTGAACGCACTTTATACTGTTTTGAATCTGAAACAAagctctacatttcttatgaagaaaCCAACACCTAGTTCCATCGTTATCCATGCGAActgagcatggtcagaagcTAATTCACAAAACGTGACTAAACCAGAATTTGAAAGTTGAGTGAgggttttggctataactcagcctacacacctccgtttgacctgaaattttgcaggcacacaaAGGACGCCAAAAGATACAACTTTCTTGTTTTGGGAAAGCCCTGAATCCATGTGGAATATacagaaaaaatgaagccaaaaccGGAGGTCTGGGCCGCCCTGCTTTTGGATTTGAACGGTTTCGCGCGTCGCGAACGCATGGTCCGTTTCTATGAGTATCATGCAAGTTTTGTAACCAAATTCATATCAAATACACACCCTTAAATCAACTCCTATGTAGCCTTCTAATGATCCAAAATTGTACCAACAAATTCCCTAAAACTAACCAAACACTAACTACTCTTTCTAACCTAACTTCATATGTACCCATTAACTTAATCTAACCATTAGTGCACCAAACCCTAACCAAGCTAATCCTTAACCAAGCTTATACTCCTTGCTTtagcctagggtttcttaacccaaatcagtttttgCCATTCACTCACCAAACAAATGAAgccaatcatcaaacacaaccactacaagttCAATAACACAAGATTAGAGCTAACTAAAATGtttagcatgaaaccctaattagggTTCATATGGCCGAACATCAAGGCCCCAAATTTCACcaaattaatccataaaaacAAGTGGGAAACATAAGAGGCACCATAATCAATCACAATTAACATCCTTTACCACAATAACCACTAGTTCTTGAATCATTAACCAACTTAAACCTTCAACTAGACTTTCTTATCTCAAGATAACATATGTATGGTGGCTAATGACCTTAAGCCAACTCCAAGGTGGATTCTTTATGCTTCAAGATGAAGATTTATGGAAgaattttggttgaactttgcaaactttcccttggtttttcttcttctccctcacggctcactctctctctcactctcttgttttgctttgttttgtCTTACTAATGACTTGGTTATATCTCTTGTGCCTAATATGTGGTGCAAAACCACTTAGGAAAGATATTTCTTATGGCTAACCAATCACACAAAAGTACCTTATTTGCTTCTTAGCCCTTGCACTTAAACTTAGCTTTTGTtccactcttgcccttaaaccTTTCCTTTCctatcaatttactccataggttgtaaacttaatctagtcccaACTAATTAATCTTCTTAGTTTCTCCACTAATCACCCTACCAACTTAATCACCTATGCTTAAACATGTATTAACATACACAAATGCAATTAATGCACACACTTTATACCATGGATGAAATTAgagttttaaacccaacttagggTTTTGGAAGGTTCCGATTAGGGTTTTGTCAAAaacgaatatataaggaaattAAATAAATCTTAAAACTTCCTTTGCAACATAAATAAACCCTCATTCACATATTAACAAAATTAAGGACGAACCGGGGTCTCACACCAGTCAAATACAATGCAAAACACAGCTTTTAGTTCATAAGTTTTTCACAAACGAAAAGCCAAATTCTCGATAAACATGAAGCAGGGGTGAAGGAACAATAATCAATGAAAAACAGTTATCCTAAGCAAACTCAAGGAAAACATGCTTCGAAGGCTTCAAAAATCTAAATTTCGagagaaaactgaaatttaaagggaaaaagaaagctcaCAATGCTTTCTTTCAGTAAGGATTCGCAGGAGATGGTGGAttgtgtggcgaccccacttccccctaaggcaaaccagagggttggcgggccgtctgtctagctctcgccaggactcacgcaagcaatctCGCACAAATCCTTACGAAGAATAACCTAAGCTATTACAACACCGTCTCCTTCCAAATAGGCTGATaactaaaaccacattaacttcaaagataacagcATTTTAAAGATAGCCAAATAACAAATccagggtttacacttttccagtttcaagaggcaatccaaaataaaagatacaATGTTTAACTCAAACGACAAGCATAAAAGTGAAATTAGATTTCGAGTCTTGCTCAAGAGCCaggacctgtcaaggaaaacaaataaacgtggggtgagctaaaactcagtggtgccccaaaaacatgcaatcaattaaaacaattaacacGTATTGATTCGACTGAAGTAAACAAATAGGGAAgcgataatactcgagtataccttagactggtcgagggattcacccaacgacgttacgtccaacacttatagactggtcgagggattcacccaacgactttacgtccaacacttgattattatagactggtcgaggggttcacccaacgactttacgtccaacacttgatttttatagactggtcgaggggtTCACCCAATgactttacgtccaacacttgattaccaggtcaggataagaggccctcccacccttaaggtgtggtacattcccctgcctaaTAATTTAGCACTTAGCAAGCGCAAGCAAGATATTCACGGAAAAcacttcaagcaagtcaccactcgaaaggctagtgtgataaagtacacactgctcacttcgatggatcagcaaTCATTTTTGGCAATTATCACATAACGAGTCGataaagcactttaaccaaatagtcataaaacaggtagggacactcaccaagagtgaagtcacagatcaagctgggaatcgaaatccacgtcctcgctaaaccctagaaaaccaagttttaagAACTATAAGTTTTCTATCCAAGTTCTaggtttataaatataaaagattCTCTAGtatataaataatttattttctcGAAATAATTCGACAATCCACTTAAGACTAAAACTAGTAAAAGTAGCAAAATATTCCGTATTGTTTCCTTAAAAatacttttctttctagaggtgcaACTAAATCTAATTTACTTGAAGTaagttttcttgccgagcaagtttttCACGCTTTttagttaaaattattaaaatctcgTATTTTGTCAATGTTCCTCTAGACATCTAGCCAGGGACAaattttaaggaaagaaaaggaggtaaaacaagacttagggttttttttttttttttttttttagaaactaGTGAAATCTTTTTCTAAAAGTAATAAGGTTAGTTTAAGTTAAAGGGAGAAATATCGGGTCGgcaaagtttagaaaatttctACACAGGACTTTCTAACGTTAACGTACAATACCAAGTTTTATCGTTCGATACTAGGCgaagatatatttaaataacttgcttaaaactttctcaagttcacaggaccaaAACGGATTCCTTACGATTCCGATTCACAAGCACGtaatatttcagatttgtcaatatagcaaactcacatttcaaatagaaatctcactagggcttcgtcaatcattagccctaggtctcaacagattttattccaaacaaaattcagcaaaggaagtccaaggtatccaaaacaaattccaaatcacaaaccatggaccttccaaatacatttcagccaaccacttgaacaaattcaccaaaattaaactcttgcaaaaatttactcaaatggccaagagcttcatcaatcattagctcttgacatCAAACAATTACTTTCAATCACAATTCAACCAGGATTTCAatccaaaacaagaagaaaaaccacAGCCAACTTGACCCCCAAATAATTCTaaattcagattttcttttcttgttgcgATAGtcaagaaaattccagcaaattTCAATCCAAGATGTCCATTAGATCTCCAACTTTTACTTGCTAGAAACACTAAACGTATAGCTTATAATCTGTCCAAACTAAGCTAAAGTAAATAATACACAAATCCAGCAAATCAACTCACCAAAAGTCCCAACCAAATCGGCCAGCAACCTTGAACAATATCCAGCAATATAACAGTTTAATTATAGAGCTTTGTCCATAATTTTCTTCAAGTTTTACTTCAACTCAACACGCAAAAAGGTAACTAGCAAGCTACAAGCAAATCTTTAACATCCAATATGAAAGTCTCAGCTACAAACTCGAAGCAAACTAATCAAATGCTCAACTCTTTCTCTCGGCcatgctggaaaatattttccttcaacaatTGCTCTAGTTCATGTTCCAATTCACTAGCTGTTCAAGTGTTACAATCAATAAAATAACATGAGAACTAGCACAAGATGTTATAAGACGTTTTACTTAGAATTATAGCCAGTTATCATGAACATTTTCCAAAACAATATAAGAATTTCAGCTCCTTTCTCATACGGCCATTAACCAAATTTTCTAGCATCAAGACTTCGATCTTTTCCACTCCCAGCTTATCATGCAGATGGTACTTATTAAGCTTACGGGGTCTCTTAATCAACAACACGAAATTTACAGCTTATAACATAATTTTAGAACCCAAAATTCGcaaaagaaaactggaaaaattcttttcttcttcactcggctacactggaaaaattccagcagcttAATCGATCGTTAATCCGGATTTTCCTTGGCTGAATCACTGAATTATGTACTCAAAACTAACATGCACGACTAGTAGATGGAATTACTATCAATTCTAGTCCAAAACAGGGTCGGATACCAGCACATTcatccaaaattccagaatttgttCATCTAATTTCGGTGACTCgcatgcagcagatttttgtttcattttttttccttgtttaatCCGAACTGATTAACCCCATGCATAGCATAATTATCTAGTTTCTGGTTAGCTAATCCCCTATCTAAGCTCAGATCATcccgatcaaacaaatcaaAGCTGAACTTTCCAGCTCAAGCTCACGGCAAAATCCAAATCTTTCACAACCAGATTTCTTGTAACTTAATTTGTCATCCAACCGCACAAACCCCACATGCATGCTTACAAGCAGCTTCATCAACCCATAATCAACTAGTTtaaatccagaaattacctcaaatGGAGCTTACTCACGCAACCAGAAAGCTGAAACGCGAGGATGGTTGGTCTGAGTTCAGTGGTTGCAGCGGTGATGGTTGTAACTGAATTGATCACGGCTGGTTGAGGTGAAGAATGAAATGGCAGTTCTCGGTGGTGATGGTGGAAGCAATGAAGCTCGCACGGTTATCTCTTGCTCTCACCCTCTCTCGGTCAGAACAGGAAAGTTGCAGCTTGCAACCCGCACGGCTCTCTCTCTGTTTGCCTCTCGTCGATGATACCAAGGTAGGgaatggagtgaaatggaaTGGTATTGTGGAAATGTTGGAGTTGCTGATATATAGAGATCAATCGCGGATTTAAGGGAATGGAGTGAGTGAGTGGAGAATGGAAGGCAATCCGGCAGAGGTGAAGGTGTTTGTGTTTTAGAGTTGGCCAATGGAGTTTTGGTGGTTGCATGGCAAATCCGAGGTGGTGGAGGGCTAATTTGGTCCTTTCACATCTTATCCGAATTTCCATTTAAGCCCTCAATCCTAAACTAACTccaaaatttatcccaaatgtAAATCGAATGCCTGTTAGTATACTAACCTTGCAAAATTCAATTATCGAAATACAACGTCCTAAGCGTAATTATAAAGAGTTTTGACCTAAAACGATTTCTTCTTAATTCTAGGTTCTCGTTAACACCTAACGTTATTGACACTTAAATTTAGCTATTGAAATACAAGGAATTAatattaaagaaataaaataacctacatcaagaaatattaatttaacttggcaaaattcaaatagtccaatattttgcacaattaactTATTTGCGACTTTAaacttattaaaatcaagtttgaccttaaaaTACAACCATAACATTCTCaatatttatttatcattttattttcgaaacttattgactttattatttttaaaccatGAAATACCTATCTTCAAGTTTATAAGCTTGTATAATGTTTAAACTAATATACTTTCTCAATCCAGTATTAATTATGACTTATAGAtactccattttcctttttaagaCTAACTAAGCTCTAGGTTGTTTGtgaattaaattttgtttcacaACCTTAACTTCTCAAGTTTTATAGTCTCTtaaatattataaaaactaatttaagTGATTAGGAGCCATTTCGTGTATATAGTCATAACAAATTACCTTAGAGTTTCTAAAACATTATATGAGTCTTAATCTCATTACCAATTCAACCATTCAACATAATTCAGCAATATTACTTCAAAATCCATTAGGTTTGGTAGCTTTAAAACAAGGTTAAtgttcataaataaattttaagaTCTTATAAAACATTTGAGCTAAGATTAAATCATTTCATTCTAATCTTAATAATTGAAGTTGATggaacttttatttcttttattttatttttttttcctaaattttcaatTCCATAGGAATTCAATTAGGCATTTAATTTACCCATTCATTTGTTACATGTAATATTTCTAATAACGGATTAAACGTAATGAAATAAATTCAAAGTATACACATAAATTTCCGAGTTCTCACAGATTGAGGTGATTCCTACTCTGGTTCCTCCTGATCTTGGAAGAGCAGCACCAGATCTCTCCTCGTCACTTGTTCCCTTTTCCTTCTTGCTCTCTGGTTCACTCTACCTCTCTCGATACCttttcctttgctttgtttttccTCAGCCCAAAAGCCTCCTCTGTTTCTCCTCTCTCCAGTTTCCCGTCCCTCTGTTTTTTCGTTTCTCCTTCACTCTCCCCAAAAGCTTTCTTCACTTGCCCAgattctcttgttttttcctcAGACCTCAGGCCCTCTCTTTCACTCTATCTCACATTCAACCGTCACCCCTCTTTCTCCTCCTGAAGCTCTTTCTTTTCCATTCTTTTCCTCTAGCTATCTCCCTCACTTTCCCTGTTTTCTCCTCAGTttcctctcttcctttcttgctttctaTCTCACCCCCCCAGTCGCCACTCACTTCTCGGTCTCCCTTTTGTCCAGCCGTCAAAAACCCCCTAACTGTCctcagatttttctttttatatcaaaTGACCCCCCTTAAACCCTTATTTGGACGGTAGAAGAAAAATTGATTTCTGTTGCATTTTTGGAGCCCTTGATTCTCATGTTTTTCTAGAATCCTCTTGATAGATCTTGAAGGAGTGATGTGGCCTTATACTGAGGGCTTAAATGGGAAGAAACAAAGccgaaaaaaaattaatgaaaattagACCACAATGGCCGTTGTGATTTTTTCTTCTGTACTGACCTTCCACTTGCATTCTTGCATGAAAGAAACTGGGGGCACGCGCGCATGGaacaacctttttttttaaattaggtaaacaaacatcaaaaatttcatAAACTGAATCTAgaagaactaaaacatatttttgtggagattttccttttttccagtaaattttatgctaaaaaaaatgtcttaaaaaaaattaaagatgaataataattaacatttaaccaatgaaaaataaaaataaaagtaaataaattaaattaaaaatttggtgtctacagatgAAGCTGTGGCAATTTACTCTGCATTCCGTCTTTGGACACAGCTGTCTTGGCCCAATCATCTTCCACCTCTCAGGTGGCCTCCTCCACATCATGGTTTCTCCATAAGATCTTCACCAAAGGCATCTGCTTATTCCTCAACTCCTTCATCTTTCGATCCAAAATTTGTACCGATTGCTCTTCATAGGTAAGGGTCTCGTCTAACTCGACGTCTTCTGTGTGTAGGATGTGTGCGggatctggatgatacttcttcaaTAACGAGACGTGAAAGACATTGTGGATTCGGGACATACTAGCTGGTAACTCCAACTGATACGCCACTGTCCCGACTCGCCGTTGAATCCTATACGGTCCTATATATCGAGACTTCAACTTCTTCCCCTTCTTGGCCGCAATCGTTCCTCGGAGTGGTGTTACCTTGAGAAATACCATGTCTCCCTCTTCAAACTCCAGATCCTTTCTTCGGTGATCGGCGTAACTTTTCTGCCGACTCTGAGCCGTCTGTATTCTCTGGTGAATAATTTTAACTTTCTCTACTGCTTCTTCGATCCATGGCATCGTAGTCGAATCCAAGACCTTTCtttcgccaacttcatcccaaaaGATCGGTGAGCGACACTTACGTCCATATAGTGCttcatacggtgccatttgTATGGAGGAGTGGTAACTATTATTGTATGCGAATTCTATTAATGTGAGGTGTTGGCTCCAATTTCCCCCAAAATCCATTACACACGATCGGAGCATATCTTCAAGAGTTTGTATCGTTCGCTCCGATTGCCCATCTGTCTGAGGATGGTAAGCTGTACTTAGATTGAGTTTAGAGCCTAAAGCTTCTTGCATCCTTTGCCAGAATCGTGACACGAATCGTGGATCTCGATCCGAAACTATGCTCACGGGTACGCCATGTAGTCGTATAATTTCGTCCATATGCAGTTGAGCTAGTTTCTCTAGGGTGTACTTCATGTTCACGGTTAGGAAATGAGCTGATTTC
This portion of the Coffea arabica cultivar ET-39 chromosome 2e, Coffea Arabica ET-39 HiFi, whole genome shotgun sequence genome encodes:
- the LOC140036170 gene encoding uncharacterized protein, translating into MAPYEALYGRKCRSPIFWDEVGERKVLDSTTMPWIEEAVEKVKIIHQRIQTAQSRQKSYADHRRKDLEFEEGDMVFLKVTPLRGTIAAKKGKKLKSRYIGPYRIQRRVGTVAYQLELPASMSRIHNVFHVSLLKKYHPDPAHILHTEDVELDETLTYEEQSVQILDRKMKELRNKQMPLVKILWRNHDVEEAT